ATGCTGACCCCAAAGCTGCAGAAATGGCTCTGCTGGGGCCAAGGCTCAGGCTCCAAGGCTCCTGGTAGCACAGGGGCCTCATCCAAGTGGCCTTGAGCTCGCGCAGTCACCGGCTGGCAGAATCCCGGCAAAGCCAGGCAGCCCCAGGAGCACCTGTATGTACCCCCAGACTCCCAGGAGCACCTGTATGTACCCCCAGACTCCCAGGAGCACCTGTATGTACCCCCAGACTCCCAGGAGCACCTGTATGTACCCCCAGACTCCCAGTGGCACCTGTGTGCACCCCAGACTCCCAGTGGCACCTGTGTGTACCCCAGACTCCCAGGAGCACCTGTGTGTACCCCCAGACTTCCAGGAGCACCTGTGTGTACCCCCAGACTTCCAGGAGCACCTGTATGTACCCCCAGACTCCAGGAGCACCTGTATGTACCCCAGACTTCCAGGAGCACCTGTGTGCACCCCAGACTCCAGGGGCACCTTGTATACCCCAGACTCCCAGAGGCACCTTGTGTACCCCAGATCCTCTCCAGGAGCACCCTGTGCACCCCAGACTCCCAGAGGCACCTGTGTGTACCCCAGGCTCCCAGGAGCACCTGTGTGcactgcacccacacacactGGGCTCTGGGGGCCCTCGGCCCTTCTGAACACGCCCTGAGCCCCGGCTCGTGCTGGGGTTCACGCTCCCGCAGGCACCCCACGAGGGCCCCGAGTCCCGGCGTCCGCACAGTCTGTCCTGACCTTTCCAGCCGAGGCTGagggtgctgggccaggtgcctGCTCTGCAAACATGTGGATCTGGTGATGACgcaaggggcagggggccagggacGACTCTGGCTCTGGGCCGCCGCCCTGCACAGTATATATGCGGGCGGCCGTGGCCTCGCTCCGTCCCGGGGAAGCAGCCGACCGTGGAGATGCAGCTCCTGCCCCTCAGCCTCTTCCTaagcctggcctgggccctgcaggaCCAGAGCCAGGTGCCCGTGCAGCCCGGCTTCCGGCCTGAGCAGGTGGcacccccaggggctcccagagggggggcggggagggcagtcCACGTCCCCAGAGGACCCTGCCACACCCCCAGTGCCCGGGGCACTCCCACGCCAACACCCACGACACTGCCCCGGGAGACGGCACGCCCCATTTCACACAAACATACTAAGGGTCCAGACCCCTGGGCCACTGAGGCCTGGACCCTCGTCCCTCAGCCTCTAGCCACCTGGGACCCCCACAGCCACCCTGGCTCCGAGGGCTGAGAGCCCAGAGTCCCAACGAGGGGGACCGGAGCCTCTGCCACGTCCACTCCCTGCTTGGGCAGCTGcccgcctgggggaggggccgctgCTCAGAGCAGGGCTGCAGACCAGGTGGGGtgtgcgccccgccccgccccgcggccacGCCCCGGGCTCCGGGAGGGCTGCCCCTCGCCCGCGGTTAGCAGGAGGCCTGCggcctgcaggtggaggggcaCTGGCACACCATCAAGCTCGCCGCCACCAACCGCACGGCCATAGAAGAAGGTGGCTCCTACCGGTGCTACATGTCCAGCATCAGACTCCTGGAGAATGGCGACCTGAAGGTCACCTACTTCCACAGGtgaggcctggcccctgcccggGGCGGCTGCCcggcctccagcccagcccagccgcaCACACACTGCCCCCGCACGCCTCCAAGGGCAGCGCCCATGGCCccgccgccccggcccggcccctcacttcccctctgccctcccagacaGGATGGCAGGTGCGTGGAGGACTTCTACATCGCGGAGAAGACGGACAGCCCAGGCCGCTACACCTTCCAGTGTGAGTGCGCCGACCGGAGCTTCCCCCCGGtggctgctggctgtggctgcgggctgtggctgctggctgtggctgtgggcgGTCCCAGAAGGGGCGggcaggaaggcagagacagcTCAGACCTGGCAGCCACGCTCTCTGAAATCCAAACTCCAgagcagggcccccccccccaaccgtgGGGGCccccagctgggcccctgccctgcctgagctggggtggggagccTCCTTGCCCCGCCCAGGGTCTGGGGGTCCTGCAGCTCCCAGGGTCTGAAACCAGCTGGGAAGTGGCAggacagggcggggggggggtgctccTCACCCCCAGGCTCCACCCACAGCTGGCCCTGAGCTCTGGCAGGCACCAAGACACCCGCTGTCCCCTCCTGACCCAGGAAGGGGCGTAGCGCCCCGCACAGAGCGTGGTCCGGATCCGGCAGGGATCTGGCGCCCTGGGCCGGGCGGGAGGGGGACCCGGGGCTGAGCCGGGGGAGGCGCCGGGCTGTGGCTCCCAAGCGGTGTCACGGGCTCTTCCCCACGTTCCGTCCTAGACAAAGGCAAGAATTACCTCACATTCGTGGCCACGTCTGACGACTTCGTCATCATGGACTGGAGAACCTCAGTGACAGCGGCCAGCTCATCGTGGCCGAACTCCACAGTGGGTGTCGCCCCCCCAGCAcggtgcagggagggagggggtggcaggggctcagtctCTCCCCGGCCCGGGATGCCCCACGGGCCCCAGGCTGCCCCGGCCTCACCCGTGACCATCCTGGGGGCTGCTGCAGGTCGGGCGCCCTGGGCAGGGAGGCGGGGCAGGAGGCATACAGGAAGTTCACGAAGAGCAGGGGCCTCAGCCAGGACATCGAGGACCTCTCTGTGGACCGTAAGCTGGGGAGCCCCGGTGCTGGGCGGCTGGGCAGGATGGGGGGCCGTCGGGGTCctgtggagctgggctgggcggcTGTGGccgtgggcagggggcagggggcaaggGCAGGCCAGGCTCCCATGGTGACCAGGGCCTCCTCTGTGACAGCATCCCGATGCAGCTCCTCTGACCCATAGGTGAGTGGCTGCCGGCTGCCTCCGTGCCCGCTGCACCCCGGGTCCCCGGCGGGATGCCGAGCAGCCGTGCGGGCCCGGGGCACCCCTGCTCTGCCCCGATGAGGGGGCGGGGGCTCTTGTGCAGGGGCTGCTCTCCTGGGAGCCCTGGCCCAGGACCCCGGGAagggccccggcttcctcccaCCCCTTCTGCATTCCTGCAGCACACGTGGcctcgcccagctccagccctggggtGCCCCCCTGGACAGGCTGCCCCCCACACCTGTATCCTGGCCTCccccaggggagcagcaggggtgAGGAGCACGAACCCCGTCACTCCCGCCTCTCCAGAGCCGGGGACGgggggagccaggtccttccATGCCTCCCCCGGAGTTGAGGCTGCAGGGACTCAGCCCTTGGCCACCGGTGTCAGGGCTCTGGGTGCACGGACGAAGCCGGATGGGGGCAGACCGAGGGAAcgcccccaggagccctgcccgGGAGCCGAGTGCTCCTGGCACCCAGGGCTGTCGAGCTGGGCTGGAGACTGGCAACCGGGCCTGTGGCTTCCCCAGGTCCTGCTCGCTGCCACCCAGAGCCCGCACTGCCGAGCCTCCACCTCTGCATCTCTTGCCCcgcgcccaccccacccctgcattaAACCGATTCTGTATCCACCTGTGGCCATCTTGTCTGCACCGGGGTGGGGGGCTTGTGGGTCAGGGGAGGGGCCTCgggagggcaggagggacagGGCGAGAGGAGAGCCCGTGTGTCCTCATCCAGAAGAGGAACCTCGGCCGACTGGGACTGGGGGCCTGGGGAGACCCCACCCAGAGCAGAAATCCTGGGCTCTGCAGGGGCCACCAGAGCCCGCCCACCtctgccctgcccaggctgccccGCCCACCTCTGCCCCACCCAGGCTGCCCCGCCCACCTCTGCCCTACCCAGGCTGCCCCGCtcacctctgcctggcccaggctgccctGTCCAGGCTGCCCTGTCCAGCAGGTGCACGCGGCTGCCAGCAGCAGGCGGAGCAGGCAGGGGCAGCCTGcgcccagagctgagccagcgCAGGGGTGCGGCCTCCCTGGGGCCCCGGGGACAGTCTTGGGGTGCAGAGTGCTCTGTTGGCCACCTGTCCCCTCACCAAAGCTGGGGCAGAGCCCGGCTCGGCCTGCGGGGCCGCGTCTACCATGGGCTCACGCCACGGGGTGGCCTCGGTCCCCCGACTCCCGGTTGGAGTCACGGTGTCGCGGTCAGCAGGGTGAGGCAAGCCTTCCCTCCCCGCCCAGCCACTGAGCTCCCAGGACACAGAGCAGCTGCCCAGGGCCCATGAGCAGGTGGCAGGCCCCGGGAGGCCCCAGGCTGGTGTGAGACATGTCGGGATAGAGGGGAGGCGGCACCCGGCTCCCCCGCTGTCACCCTCGAACCTCGTCACACCGGGGCCCATGGAgccgcctcccctgcccccggCTCCTCCCCCAGGGCGGCCGCCCCCATCCTGGGCCAGGCATGCAAGGTGGCCCCACTGCTCGGTCCTCCACACCACACACGGGCGgccgcaggggctgctgggacagCGGGGCAGGCCAGGACCGCTGGCCGCTGGGGGCCCCTCACAGAGGAGGGGTGGCTGGGAGGGGCCTGCCTTGGTGCCTGGAGTCATGGGCTGGGGagagccctggccctgctgctggcccTTGGCCTGGGCAGCCGGGGTAGCCGGGCAGAGGGCGGGAGTCACGGGGCCCAGTCCGGGACGCGGGATGAGGCGCCCCTAGCAGCCCACGGTGCGGCCCAGCTGACCCCGCCAGGGCTCCGGGGCTGAGCTGCGCCGGGGCCCGGCTGCTCTCCCACGGCTGGCAGGGGGCATGGCTGACCCCCGAGCCCCTCCACCCTCTCCTGGGCCATCACGCTCCGTGTAGGGGCactggggggcagggagcaggagggggtccCAGGGGGCATGGCTGACCCCCGAGCCCCTCCACCCTCTCCTGGGCCATCACGCTCCGTGTAGGGGCActgggggggcagggagcaggagggggtccCAGGGGGCATGGCTGACCCCCGAGCCCCTCCACCCTCTCCTGGGCCATCACGCTCCGTGTAGGGGTActgggggggcagggagcaggagggggtccCAGGGGATGGCAGGTGCGGGAAAGGCCACCTCTGGGTGACAcaaggggctggccctggggaggggggcaggccagcctccccctgccctggaggGGCGTGGCTCACCTGGCAGCGGGCGGCCAGCCAGCCAGACCCcacactcacaggcacacacacacacgcacacccacacatgcacacacacacagcgggaCGCAGTGCAGCCCATGACCCTCCCTGACCCCACTCAgctgcaccccccacacacaggtCAGGGCCCCCTGAGGGCTGACCCTGGGCAGGCCCGGCCCCCCCGCCATCACCATGGACCCCCTGAGGGCTGACCCTGGGCTGGCCCGGCCCCCCGGTCACCATGGAACCCCTGAGGGCTGACCCTGGGCTGGCCCGGCCCCCCGGTCACCATGGACCCCCTGTGGGCTGACCCTGGGCTGGCCCGGCCCCCCGGTCACCATGGACCCCCTGTGGGCTGACCCTGGGCTGGCCCGGCCCCCCGGTCACCATGGACCCCCTGTGGGCTGACCCTGGGCTGGCCCGGTCCCCGGTCACCATGGACCCCCTGTGGGCTGACCCTGGGCTGGCCCGGTCCCCGGTCACCATGGACCCCCTGTGGGCTGACCCTGGGCTGGCCCGGTCCCCTGGTCACCATGGACCCCCCTGAGGGCTGACCCTGGGCTGGCCCGGCCCCCCGGTCACCATGGACCCCCTGTGGGCTGACCCTGGGCTGGCCCGGTCCCCGGTCACCATGGACCCCCTGTGGGCTGACCCTGGGCTGGCCCGGTCCCCGGTCACCATGGACCCCCTGTGGGCTGACCCTGGGCTGGCCCGGCCCCCCGGTCACCATGGACCCCCTGTGGGCTGACCCTGGGCTGGCCCGGCCCCCTGGTCACCATGGACCCCCTGTGGGCTGACCCTGGGCTGGCCCGGTCCCCGGTCACCATGGACCCCCTGAGGGCTGACCCTGGGCTGGCCCGGCCCCCTGGTCACCATGGACCCCCTGTGGGCTGACCCTGGGCTGGCCCGGCCCCCTGGTCACCATGGACCCCCTGTGGGCTGaccctgggctggcccagcccccccGCCATCACCATGGACCCCCTGTGGGCTGACCCTGGGCTGGCCCGGCCCCCTGGTCACCATGGACCCCCTGTGGGCTGACCCTGGGCTGGCCCGGCCCCCTGGTCACCATGGGCCCCCTGTGGGCTGACCCTGGGCTGGCCCGGTCCCCGGTCACCATGGACCCCCTGTGGGCTGACCCTGGGCTGGCCCGGCCCTCCGGTCACCATGGACCCCCTGTGGGCTGACCCTGGGCTGGCCCGGTCCCCGGTCACCATGGACCCCCTGAGGGCTGACCCTGGGCTGGCCCGGCCCCCTGGTCACCATGGGCCCCCTGTGGGCTGACCCTGGGCTGGCCCGGTCCCCGGTCACCATGGACCCCCTGTGGGCTGACCCTGGGGTGGCCCGGCCCTCCGGTCACCATGGACCCCCTGTGGGCTGACCCTGGGCTGGCCCGGTCCCCGGTCACCATGGACCCCCTGTGGGCTGACCCTGGGCTGGCCCGGCCCCCTGGTCACCATGGGCACTAGGTCAGCAAGTCTTTTGCAAACACAGAGGGAGGCCGTGGCTCTGCCCAGGAGGCCACCCGCCCTCTGCTGTCCCGGCGTGTGGGCGCGGCCAGAGATGCCGTGGCGGGGGTGGGGCTTGCCACGCTCGGGGTCCCCACACCCAGAAACGCGTGCCCTGGCGGGGAGGGcgtctttatttttccctttacaGGTGGCACCATGCTTCTGCGAGCATCCCTCCCCCTACTCCCCACCCGCGGGAGAGAGCAGCCAGTGCCGAGAGCTCTGGCACAGCCGTGCAGACCACAGCGGCCCTGGGGCGCCGCcggcctgcccctggcctggggtggggggctctgcagGGGTGTCTCCGGCCACCCTCACCAGTCGCGCCTGGGGTGCTGGGCCACCTTCACGTAGTGGACCTGCGGGGGCGGGCTGAAGGTGGTGTCCCAGCCGTACTCGGGGGACAGCAGCTTGGCGGGCTTGTGTAGGAAGAAGTACTTGTTGAGGTGCCTCTCGTAGGTGCTGTTGAGGCCGCGGTCCCAGTCCTGCACCACGCCCTGCAGGTAGGCCTCGACCAGGTCCAGCAGGCGCTGCGGCGTGCCGCCCACCAGGGCTCCGTCATAGTAGAAGTCGCCCTGCCCGAAGGGGATGTAGGCGGCGGCGTGGGGCCGGCGCTCGTACGGGAAGTTCCTGGTGCGGCGGAAGTACCACCAGCCGTGCAGCTGGGCCACCGAGGCGCCCAGCGTCTCCACCCCGACGTGGCCCTGGAACTGCTGGTCCGCCGTGACGCTGAACAGGAAGTGCACCTCGCGCCCGATGTGGTCCACGATGTGCGCGCCCAGGCTCTGCATGCGCCACAGGTGCAGGTCCCCCCGCCAGGGCTCCCGGCCCAGCTGCAGCGCGCGCACCGAGCGCAGggggcccagctgcagctccggCAGCCGCACCAGGCCGTCGCTCATCACGTAGAAGATCACGCGGTGGCCGGCCATGAAGTGTGCGTCCGCCAAGCGCAGGAACAGCTGCAGGGACTGGTCCACGAACCTGGGGGCCCCCGGTGGGCGGGGTCAGGCAGGAGGGCGCCTGGGAGGGGcggagccgggggcgggggcagggactcctgggaggctggggaagcCTGGGGGTGCTCACTCTCATCCCCCCGCACACACACGGGGGAGCGGGCAGCCGGCGGCACCCACCTGCCCGGAGCAAACACGGCCAAGCCCACCGTGAGGTTGCGCCCTCGGTAGAACTTCTCCAGGGCCTGCCTGTTGAAGGTGCCCTCCCACACCACGGGAGCCAGCCAGGCGGTGGTGGTGACCACGTCGGGACGCATCCTGCGCAGCATCCGAGGACCGGACTGGGCCGGGCGGGGctcagacaccccccccccccgcagccccCGCCCGGCCTCGCacaggcccccccccccagacgTTTATCCCACAGTGCACACTGGGGGAGTTGTACAATGGCTGACACCAAATGCCACGTACAGCAGCCCCAGGCTGTAGGTCAGGAACTGAGACAGCGGCTACCCCAGCCagcgtgggggcggggctccccCAGGGAGGGGCCTCCACAGAGACCACCCCAtgcggcagagccaggagccgtcAGCCGAACCGCCCGTCCCAACAGCCCCACGTCTGCAGCCCCGGGACACCCCCTGCACAGCCACACCCCGGCCGCCGCCACTCCCCGTTCCCCCAAACCGAGCAGGTGCGTCGGGCCTTACCGTGGTTCAAACCAGTCCGAGAGCCGCAGTTCCCGGTCGTGACTCCTGGGACAGAGAGGGCTGGGTTATCCCAGGATGCCCCGCCCCACGCGCATTCAGCCAAGGCCCCAGGAGCCGCCACCCCACGAGTGACAGTCCCCCCGCGGCAGGTGCCGCTGGGCAGTGACTGAGGGCAGCTGGCTCGGGGGAGCTCCTCCCAGGGAGGGGCACGCGGGAGGAGGCTGGACCCAGgcgggacagggaggaggagttCGGGTGCTGGGAGGAAGGCTTTCGTGAAAGCAGAAAGCAGGGTTGTGCTGCGCTGGTGGTGCCTCTGACGCAGgatcccgtgtgggcactggttcaagccccagctgcaccccttctaacccagctctctgctaatgcctgggagagccctagaagatggtccaaatgcatggaccctgcacccacgtgggagacccggatggagctccag
This DNA window, taken from Lepus europaeus isolate LE1 chromosome 12, mLepTim1.pri, whole genome shotgun sequence, encodes the following:
- the GLT6D1 gene encoding putative glycosyltransferase 6 domain-containing protein 1 translates to MNSRRRALLLAALVLALLLAQRCRRSHDRELRLSDWFEPRMRPDVVTTTAWLAPVVWEGTFNRQALEKFYRGRNLTVGLAVFAPGRFVDQSLQLFLRLADAHFMAGHRVIFYVMSDGLVRLPELQLGPLRSVRALQLGREPWRGDLHLWRMQSLGAHIVDHIGREVHFLFSVTADQQFQGHVGVETLGASVAQLHGWWYFRRTRNFPYERRPHAAAYIPFGQGDFYYDGALVGGTPQRLLDLVEAYLQGVVQDWDRGLNSTYERHLNKYFFLHKPAKLLSPEYGWDTTFSPPPQVHYVKVAQHPRRDW
- the LOC133771121 gene encoding beta-lactoglobulin, yielding MQLLPLSLFLSLAWALQDQSQVPVQPGFRPEQVEGHWHTIKLAATNRTAIEEGGSYRCYMSSIRLLENGDLKVTYFHRQDGRCVEDFYIAEKTDSPGRYTFQYKGKNYLTFVATSDDFVIMDWRTSVTAASSSWPNSTVGRPGQGGGAGGIQEVHEEQGPQPGHRGPLCGPIPMQLL